One genomic segment of Mytilus galloprovincialis chromosome 5, xbMytGall1.hap1.1, whole genome shotgun sequence includes these proteins:
- the LOC143074986 gene encoding protein retinal degeneration B-like isoform X3 has protein sequence MTAYKLCRVEFKYWGMQNKIERFIHEIGLRKTMLRAHRQAWCWQDEWYGLQISDIRRLELETQRALAEKMGFASENEEEEESDDQGNTLKHNSTSSHDERPKIPISKSEDTVSTSSDSKLTVRSGDSPAVMKEHRSLSASSKSRSFGSSAREISTTRMFESLEKLQESSSDEEFYDAEEELIEFYLSNSTEDLYERSADPQLLRSSPIDVQSLNDEFADARSTISLDPADTPLERRMEQIRQHYSIDQSTHPHTSPPDSASCKSSILFMVLHGGCLVDTHVENQHPSKRNDFVTMKSSFESVIRSHYPGAYGHIAFKLVPCPQICSDVLDILASITPFSVESQTPNSVDGPIWTQEFVPLGAIALFASSNPDYHECVNKTVSKANIVYQEFLTSDEGKGFNGQVCLIADSTSSVLAYDALCQNPSCMRYLSTYDSREALPEVDSTTSFRRERSKTESSSAKTNIDTTRQLSHSDPDLTLNSPNVNNQCSKSDIVSIDYKMKRTCSTRDPPNHPSHQSYLNVNEKDPSRRTSTGSNFEGTYLKFDFDVSDMFILGSPLGLVLAYRRMYCGEDRSFSPYSPACGQVYNIFHNSDPSAFRLEPLLNNTFRYIPPVKVSRYSKYPLGDGEPVHVVETVQSNLSLFLGTRKSSSGHILQRQNSISSVVSNMSGMGENTMSVLANVTSKWWGNKRIDFELYSPDILHSFPTSALPPLFHASFWESSDLASFILRQVLRHDVLLNEAAEKLSLLPDSVMSAKQPKEKWLKRRTTIKVKNLQANHRGNDVIVVDGKEQAITARFMYGSFDVTSLSGEKVDVHVNNQSTGDWEYLGTSVTDKHGRLQFTVPKEKMLPQGMHPVKVVVRGDHTFADFFLSVLPPNTDTVVFSIDGSFTASVSISGKDPKVRGGAVDVVRHWQDQGYLIIYVTARPDMQHRKVVSWLAMHNFPHGMVAFMEGITKDPLRQKLNYLKGLQTDAQIVYKAAYGSSKDIYVYKELGLTVAQIFIVGKASKKDASKAQVLVDGYGAHLNDLLAAGSLRPVLTNARIIRRGCIAHPEKSEGKKQLKRSSSHNPAGKDGKQLENCASQIRITVGEHGNTVLQPGQTDYGGIVRPRGSSPRLMTSINDSKR, from the exons GTTTGAGAAAGACCATGTTGAGAGCACATAGACAAGCTTGGTGTTGGCAGGACGAGTGGTATGGGTTACAGATCAGTGATATAAGGCGTTTAGAACTAGAAACACAGAGGGCGCTAGCAGAGAAGATGGGATTCGCCAGTGAGAACGAGGAAGAAGAAGAATCGGATGATCAGGGCAATACCTTAAAACACAATTCCACATCTTCTCACGATGAACGTCCAAAGATTCCGATCTCCAAGTCAGAAGACACAGTGTCCACTTCGTCTGACAGCAAGTTAACAGTTCGTTCAGGGGATTCCCCTGCTGTGATGAAGGAACATAGATCTCTGTCTGCTTCCTCTAAATCAAGATCATTTGGAA GTTCTGCTAGAGAGATATCTACAACCCGAATGTTTGAGAGTTTAGAAAAGTTACAAGAATCCAGTTCAGATGAAGAATTCTACGATGCTGAAG AGGAATTAATAGAATTTTATTTGTCCAACTCTACGGAAGATTTGT ATGAGAGAAGTGCTGACCCCCAGTTATTAAGGTCATCACCAATAGATGTACAGTCCCTGAATGATGAGTTTGCTGATGCCAGATCTACTATATCTCTTGATCCAGCAG atactCCATTAGAAAGAAGAATGGAACAAATTCGTCAACATTACAGCATTGACCAATCAACACACCCTCACACATCACCGCCTGACTCAGCCAGTTGTAAATCTAGTATATTATTTATGGTGCTTCATGGAG GTTGTCTTGTGGATACACATGTAGAAAACCAACACCCCTCAAAACGTAATGACTTTGTTACTATGAAGTCATCATTTGAAAGTGTAATACGTTCACATTATCCTGGAGCTTATGGACACATAGCATTCAAACTGGTCCCTTGTCCACAGATTTGTTCTGATGTTCTAGATATATTAGCAAG taTAACCCCGTTTTCCGTTGAATCTCAGACCCCAAACAGTGTGGATGGACCAATATGGACACAAGAGTTCGTTCCCCTTGGTGCAATAGCATTATTTGCTAGTTCTAATCCTGATTACCACGAGTGTGTTAATAAAACAGTGTCTAAGGCTAATATAGTGTATCAGGAATTCTTAACTTCAGATGAAGGAAAAGGATTTAATGGAcag GTTTGTTTGATAGCTGATAGTACCAGTTCTGTGTTAGCGTATGATGCCCTTTGTCAAAATCCTTCCTGTATGCGATACCTTAGTACATATGACAGTCGTGAGGCTCTTCCTGAGGTCGACTCTACGACATCGTTCAGGAGAGAACGTTCAAAAACAGAATCGTCTAGTGCAAAAACAAACATAGACACAACAAGACAATTGAGTCACAGTGACCCAGATTTAACATTAAATAGCCCTAATGTAAACAATCAGTGTAGTAAAAGTGATATTGTATCCATAGATTACAAAATGAAAAGGACATGTTCTACAAGAGATCCACCTAATCACCCAAGTCATCAATCATATCTAAATGTAAATGAGAAAGACCCTTCAAGGAGGACTAGTACTGGCAGTAATTTTGAAGGGACTTATTTAAAATTTGACTTTGATGTGTCTGACATGTTTATTCTAGGATCTCCTTTAGGACTAGTGTTAGCTTATCGGAGGATGTATTGTGGTGAAGATAGATCTT TTTCTCCCTACAGTCCAGCCTGTGGTCAAGTCTACAACATATTTCATAATAGTGACCCATCAGCATTTAGACTGGAACCTTTATTAAACAACACATTCAGATACATACCACCTGTAAAAGTTTCTAGATACTCTAAATACCCTCTAGGTGATGGGGAACCAGTACATGTCG TTGAAACAGTACAGAGTAATTTATCCTTGTTTCTTGGAACCAGGAAAAGTTCCAGTGGCCATATTTTACAACGACAAAACAGTATATCTAGTGTCGTTAGTAATATGTCTGGAATGGGAGAGAACACAATGTCAGTTTTAGCCAATG TAACTAGTAAATGGTGGGGTAACAAGAGGATAGACTTTGAGTTATACAGTCCAGATATCCTACATTCATTCCCTACATCAGCGTTACCTCCCCTGTTTCATGCCAGTTTCTGGGAGTCATCAGATTTAGCATCGTTTATCTTAAGACag GTTTTGCGACATGATGTTTTATTGAATGAAGCAGCAGAGAAACTAAGTTTATTACCAGACTCTGTGATGTCAGCTAAACAACCAaaggaaaaatggttaaaaaggAGAACAACCATCAAAGTTAAA aatttACAAGCCAATCATCGTGGTAATGATGTAATAGTGGTTGATGGGAAGGAACAGGCGATCACAGCTAGGTTTATGTACGGATCATTTGATGTTACTTCTTTGTCAGGAGAAAAG GTAGACGTTCATGTAAACAACCAATCTACCGGAGACTGGGAATATCTAGGTACTTCTGTAACAGACAAACATGGAAGATTACAGTTTACTGTACCTAAAGAAAAAATGTTACCTCAGGGAATGCACCCAGTAAAAGTGGTTGTCAG AGGAGACCATACCTTTGCTGACTTTTTCCTGTCTGTATTACCACCCAACACTGACACAGTGGTTTTCAGTATAGATGGATCTTTTACTGCCAGTGTTTCAATATCAGGGAAAGATCCAAAAGTGAGAGGAGGGGCCGTTGATGTCGTCAG acaTTGGCAGGACCAAGGTTATTTAATTATATACGTCACAGCTCGCCCAGACATGCAACATCGTAAAGTGGTTTCATGGTTAGCAATGCATAACTTTCCACATGGCATGGTGGCATTCATGGAAGGTATCACTAAAGACCCACTTAGACAAAAGTTAAACTATCTGAAAGGACTACAAACAGAT GCCCAGATAGTTTACAAAGCAGCCTATGGCTCCAGTAAAGATATCTATGTCTATAAAGAGTTAGGTCTGACAGTGGCACAGATATTTATTGTGGGAAAAGCTTCAAAGAAAGATGCATCTAAAGCACAG GTTTTAGTAGATGGTTATGGTGCACATTTAAATGACTTATTAGCAGCAGGATCTTTACGCCCTGTCTTAACTAATGCCAGGATAATCCGACGTGGCTGCATAGCACATCCAGAAAAATCAGAGGgcaaaaaacaattgaaacgatCCTCTTCACATAATCCAGCCGGAAAAGATGGCAAACAATTGGAAAACTGTGCTTCACAGATCCGAATCACTGTGGGAGAACATGGTAACACAGTGTTACAACCAGGACAGACGGATTACGGAGGGATAGTCCGACCTCGAGGCTCATCACCTCGGTTAATGACTAGTATAAATGATAGCAAGAGATAG